In the Cryptococcus depauperatus CBS 7841 chromosome 4, complete sequence genome, TCAACCGACAGTCTATGATTCCCACCATAGGCGCATTTTCACAGATGATGCACCTTATCccaacatctttttctgtcagattctttttcatttcttgtcCACTGCACCCATCTACACTTCCCAATCACACGCGTACCTTGCGCCCAAGTCGCTCATAATCTTCTCCTAATTGATTACGATTCTATTCGCTCAACAGTACCCTCTTACCGGTTACTGTTTGCCCATAGGTCTAGCTACGGCGTTAGCTAGTCTTTTTGGTAACCTTTGCTTACGAGCGTATCTCATACAACCCTTGCTTCTATTGCTCAATAAAAGACAGCTTTGTTCTACATGATAAAACGAGCTAAGACACAATGCATATGCTACATCTGCAGGGACTACCTTAATAGAGTCCTCTCAAGCGAGATTCTCAAAAACCGCATCTCATAAATGCACAAACAATAAGATGTTTCGGAGATGACAAAAGCCAATCATTCAACTGTCGGGCTTTTTGACTGTAATGACATAACACTTGTGTCGCTCTTGTTGTATTATGCTGCAATGTATGGGTCAATAAATGATAAATCATGGAAAGTCTGAGATAGATGGCATTCGATAAATCAAAGTTGGGCCATTCTTAAATGAACAAACAATTCATAACCACAATCAATATGTTATGACAAAAATAAGGAAATCATGACTGTTGAGAAGCAACAGGAGCGTATCGGTGCTGTGAAGCCTTATTATACTTTCTATATGATATTCTATAAAGACAGGTGGTTAAGGATTGTGTAAAGAGAACAGCTTATGTGAAATTAATTTCTTGATTTGCGAATACATAAGCCCATGTTATGTCTCCTATGTTCAAAAATTCGTCCAAGTGGGATACTTTCAGAAAAGGATTATGATTTTCTCCTTCCTGACTTGAAGGATTGATAAAGCAGGCTTACAGCTTAGAAGTGTACAAACCTCTGCCGTATCAagctttgcaaaagatgcGCCATAAGACACAAGATATACTTTCGTTCAAACACATAGATAGCACAGCACACACCTGCATAACAAGCCAATTATGACGAGACTAACTGTATCGTCACCCAGAAAATGACTATTTACAAAGGACTCACTCCTTTTGCAGATGCCTGCAAGTCGTATGCGCCGAGTCTATAGTGTGGGACAAAAGTAGTCACAGAAAAATCTATACAGAAATCTAGAGGATCTTTTGAACTCCACAACACCAATTTGAAAGACTCTAGCGCAATGTACGACCTATACAGCCAAGTCCAAGAGTACGAAAAGTCTATAGGTTTATACTACGCCTACTACACAAATTAGTCAATCATCTGTCTGTATGTTTGAGACTTACTGGAGATTGCTTGAACCTCAATAAAGGTGCAAGACTTTTGACAGGGCAAGCACGCTGTAAGAATTCATGCTAACAAACATATTTAGTCAGATACTATAGCATTGGTATAAATGTTATGCTCACCTTCAAAAGTTCGATAGAACTTGCTCGGAATGCCACATCAACACAAAGACAAACACTGAGGAAATGTTTTAAGTCCTGGCTCAATTTCTCTGGCGCTTTCAATGTTGGTGTTCCGTTAGTTGCAATCAGATACAAGGCTTTCAGAGgctcttcatcaagatAGGGTGGCTCATTCTCTATCATTTCGATAGACATGATGCCCAGAGACCATATATCAACTTTTGGGCCGTATTCCTTTTGCTTCACAACTTCGGGCGCCATCCAATAAGGCGTCCCTACCATAGTTGCGCGTTTAGACTTTTGGTCAGTTAATTTTGCACAGAAACCAAAGTCCGCTAAGTATTCATCAGCTATCATAGTGGCCAGATATATCGCATCGAATGAAGATATTCACTTATTTTGACTTCGCCGTGGGTGTTCATTAAGAGATTGTCTGATTTGATATCCCGATGGATGATGGATCTTGAATGTAAGTGCTGTAGCCCTCGACATGTCTAACAAAAGCCCTATAAGCGACAATTCTCGAAGTGATGAGCCTCAGACTGACCTCTTGGCATATGCAGGCAATTTGTTCTTCTGCCAACTTGTTGTTTTCAATGACGTCTGTAAGAGCGCCACCTTCCATATACTCCATAACAACCCAAAGTTCCGAACCACGAAGGAGAAATGCGTCGAGAAAGTTGACGACATTGGGATGATGAGATTCTCGCATGACGATGATTTCGTTCACAATAAGCTCTTTGCGAGGTTGCTGAGCTAAATCCATCTGCTTGATTGCTACCTTTCCGCCGGTGGATAGTACTTTTGCGACAAAAACCATACCAGACGCCCTTGGTTTCATCAGATAGGGCTCATTTTGGAAAGGCATAAACTCACCCTTGTCcaacttttttgattttttgatATAATTGCATTGGATTTTCGTTGCTGACAACCAGACGAAGTTTTTCCATAATTTGCGCATCATTCATTGTACTGATTCGTTTTTCGATGGTTGCAGGAGCGACGGGAGTAGTTGCTAGGGGTGCGGTGGGCACTGGAACATTCGTATGTTCTTGTTTTGGTTGGCTGTGTTGGTTTTTATGAGGACGCGTATTATCTTTATTGTAAGTGTCCAATTTCTGGCAAGGTATGAGTTCAATACATAATATCAGTCTATACGCACTTTAGTTACAGAGCTCTGCGATTGTGTAGATGCTGATGGATGAATCTGTGCGGCGGGTTGAGTTGTTTGTTGTCCTCCCAAACCAAGACCCTCGAAACGAGTTGCAGTGTTGTTTGCAGTGACCGAGGGTTTAGACGAGGACGGTGGAATGGAGCGAGAAACGACGATAGGGTTGTCGTAAGTTTGCTGTTGCTGAGTGTAGAATTGCAAGACGTCCAGCACGGCTTCAGGATTTCTagcagcttcttctttagtAATGGCTGAGGAAGTGAGCAGTTTGGACCACTGAGGTGGTAATCCCTGAAGCAACGAAACTGTCAGCCAGTCTGAAACAAGCTTTATCAGCTACTGTGCTCACAGTAAACCCTCCCGACTTGGGATCGAAGCCGACATGAACTTGGTGAACGAAATTGGTGGGTTGTGATACGCCTAGTCTTGGAGATCGAGAGTATATATCTTCCATCCAGCCGTAAACCTCATCATCTGACCGGAAGGCCAGATACAACAGTTTATCTGGAATTTCAATCTCGATGCAAAATGGCTTCAGATCGACGCGTTGAATATCTTGAATGGTGTCTAGAGAAAGTATATACACTGGAGAGGTAGCATTCTGCATTCATCAAATGAATGCGGCGGCCTTTGGGCGAAACAGACGCTCACCTCATTTTTGAAGACGCGAAgctctctctctcccaaAATCAACCACCTCTTACTCCACATAAAGGCTCTTAAGCCGTCTTCTTTGATGCTCGCTGCACCCGAACGAACGGGAGCATTGGAATGGATGTCGAACGTTGACCCCGATGATCTCATGGCCGGGAATGAAATCGCATACGACGTAGAGGATATATTCGACTGAGAGGGATGCTGCCTCAAGTCCAACGAGGACATTGACCCAGCCTCCATTCCTTTTCCAGGGGGTGTTGGCGCTGGCCGAGTTGGCGTCAGAGCATAATTATTGAATGACATGTTGCCGTGAGCTTTAATGATTAAAGAGACAGCCGTTGAAGTTGCCTGTTGGTTGCTGCCATCATCGGATGATGAGCACGACTCAACTAGACTTGATCAAGACACGTACCAGGTAGCCTGATGAGCTGATGACGGCAAGATTATTCTTGTGGAAAAGGTGTAGACCGATCTTGGTGATTGATATTGGAAGACTATAAAGTAAttcaagaagcaagaggAAATAATAATTAAGAATTGAATTGCTTGATGTAGAATAAAATAGGATGGCAAATCCATTAGCGGCGATAATATGCGATGGTAAAGAGCGTGGAAGATATAGGCACGCTATCTTGTTAGGCATGCGTGGTAGTTAATTCTGAAATGATTGAAATATTGAGATTGTCAAAAGCGGTTTCTGTAAAAGTCAGTAAATATTTATTCATCACTGAAGCAAGCTTATGATATGGCAGAGTCTGGAAATGTGCCAACCCAACCAAACAGAAACCCAAACAGAGCGATTTAAATACGACGATGACATGGAGCTCTTCAGAACGGTCTATGAAGGGTTCTCTGATACTATCGAGCGTTTGCACGTTTACTAGAGATCCGCCAGATATCGAAAGGTTGTAGAAGCATGCGAGGAGCGACTAGAAACGCTCTCGGCTGGATGTAGCCAGGTGTAACCAAGCGGCATCAGCGGTCAAGCAAATGAATCTACTACAACGTACAAAGCGTATTCGGCCAACAGTGAAGCACTGGTTGCTCTCGTACCGTTTTACGGGATGTCTTGAAATGGATTGCTGCAGCCAGCCTTTTGGATGGGTATGCGACGTGAATCGAGAAAACCTGTATCATGGCGTTTTACTCGTTGACATTATCCATACGTAGAGCCAGAAAGCTGAGCAACCAACCCGCAATGGTATACGAGACAAATGTATCTATCTAGCCAAGGAGGTATGGATTTCTGAACGAATTCACCCTTTCAAATGgccatcatcattctcaGTATACCTTGCCCGTGCCGTATGCCTACTATAGCTACCTATACGTGGTATCTACCTGAGACCAGTTGCCAACTCTCTACGATCTGTTGTGTTATATTTCCCTCGCCCTTCGTCCTTAATCGTCACCCATAGCCTCGCCAAGCTGTCCGTCGCAACGATAAAAGTTAACTCGCACCTCCAACTGGAACCACCTCCCACAGCTATCCAAAGCTTTCCATGATacaaagcaaaagacagGAGCTTGTATGCAAAATGCACCGACAACATGCGCAGTGACAATGGGTAAGCACTTGGACAACCCTCAAGGGTTTGTAGTTGAGCCCTAGTATCGCAGTGAGAGGTGCAACGTTGGCCGTTCCAATCCAAATAGCTAATTCATATAGTCAATATGGTTGATAAGAGGATGGTGCTGCCACTATCAGCGTTATATGGAATCAGTATGTTGCTATGGGGTTCTGCGTAGAAAGGTCATGAGTTTGGTTATGGATTTCCATAGCACAAGTGTTTTCTCATTGCGTTGAAAGAATGGTGGGTGactgtcaggatcatgtacaaggaaaggatataagaacacagcatgctgtgtatgcagaggaatggtatagttggttgaactagaacctggctgaaggatgcaaagcaaacaagatataaggaagggattgtggttcatagtttcctcaaggaatgaatcttgatagctgtcttcatctatttgagatagatactcctagataatccactcgtcccaaggactcccagaccaagcccaagaacaacctcattcctgacaGTGACCTCAAAATCGCATCCCTCACGGAGGTCATTCAATCTCCGAAATACAGGTTGGTCGGTGGGAAAGTGATGATGCAACGACCTTGtcatttttgaatttcCCAATCAACTTGCATTCCTATCCAAAGTTGAAAACATGTACGAAAGCAGCAAGAGATGGAGGGTTGGTTATGCACAAGATGGCATCAATCGTGCGTATCGTCAATCCTATTGGGACGTCATTTTAGTTTGCGTCGTGATCGCGGCACTTTGCAACGTCGTCTTCGTCATGTTGCGGTACCGTCTCAAGAGTCCAGATGGCTTGAGGTTGGTCTTTGACCAGATGAAGTGGATACATACGGTTGAGGACTGTGGTATTTGGCCAAAACCGTAGCCTTCTTTGACAGGTCAGTCGATACCGATGTCCGCAACGTTTGTCAGTCATCTGGTGGGTTACAACTTGACCTATAGCCCTCCCCGTAGGACGAGTACTGCAACTGACGGTGCCAATGTTGATGTCGTGAGATGTATAAGTCAAGTCAGTAACGCTGGGTGGCTTCCTATTGCGATAGGGAGGGGTATGCAAGGTTTGTGGTTCTTCATCAAGGACTTGGCTTCGTATCTTTGCTTCTCAACCTATGGCATATCGTCTTGTGGGTTGAATAGTTTTCAAGGGAGCAAGGTAGAGTTTGCAAATAGCCAGATCAAACGCAAATGCTAGAGCAAACGATGGGTAGCGTTTGCGATACGAGAAATGAGATACAGATGGTACAACGTGCATGCGGACAAGTTGACAAATTTGGCATCCTGATTCGCATCCACCGTggttgaaaaaaaaaatacCAGGTGTTGTTCTGCTTCTGCCAACAGAATCTTTCTACAGCGAGTCAACACTCTCATCATTTTGAATACTCATGCCTCGCCGGCAGTCAATTACTAGAATGTATATCGATTAAAATTTCGACGCAAAACAAGAGCGAAAACTAGGTGGTTTGGAATCAGGGTTGACATGCTGGGTTGCAAGTAATCATCATTTGAAACCTGTTTATCACAattatcttgatttcttcatGTTGCATGTACAAGCGGGGCTATTCCGTCTTGAGTCatatgttgaagaaataCACGTATCATATGGGACTTAATGTGGAAGACTTCATCCAtaggagagaagaaaatattCAAGGTTATGTCGATGCAGATCAAGTATTGTAGACTGCGTGtctgatgttgaaggtATTCTGGAAGGGCTGTTGTTATATATGCACAGAACCAGTATCAACAATCAAACGGATGCTTCTTAGACTCACGCACACCTCGTCATTTGACAAACTCTGACCAACGCAGTTTCGCAACGCAGGCTCGTCCCAAACCCAGCGATTTCTAAAGTAAACATTAGGACTATGCTTTAATTGTGGAAAGAGGaccaacatctttttttttcttgcaGCTTTGGTATGCGTATGCAAAGCAGGTTTCCGCTTCCAACAATGGCAAAAAGGCATTAGTAAGCACTGATTCGTAAGCtgtgttgaagagaaagaggaatTCTAAAATAGTCCAAAACCCTGACATGATGAATTATGATGTCCTAAATGATAGCACAGCCTGACCAAATGTTGGCACGATTTGAAAATAGAAATTATGAATTTCGTAAAGATAGTGCATAAACATAAACAAGGCCACTTGATTTAGTAGTTGATTGTCTTATCATAAGAACTCAATGCTGCTTCTTTGAACGCTAAAAACCGGGTAAGACCAGGCAACCGAGTCAGGATATCATAATTACTCACCTTCCGACAGAGTAGGATGAGCGTGGCATGTTCGGGCAATATCTTCAGCTGATGCTTTATACTCTATTGCAAGAGTAGCAGATGCTATCATTTCACCGGCATTAGGACCAATGATGTGTACGCCAAGGATTTGGTCGGTGTCTTTTTCGACAATCTAATTCGCAAAAAGATGGCTATAGTTAGAGTCTGCAAACAAGATCTTGGACAAGACGCACAAATTTCACAAAGCCACTGAGCAAACCGTTAGCGCATTAACATGCTTCTTAAGAACAACTCACTCGGAATCTTGATTGGTTTTGGCCCTAGAATTGGCGGAGAAAGGAAACTTTCCAATTTTGTACTGTACACCTGCTTTTTTAAGTTCTTCTTCGTTTTTGCCGACCCAGGCAACCTCGGGGTGGGTGTAAACAACGGAAGGAATGGCATCATAATTGACGTGGCCGTGGCCATGCTTGATTATTTCAACGGCTGCGATACCTACAAGAGAGGATAAATATCGTGAACTAACATCAGGATAAatcaccttcttcttcagctttgtGAGCCAGCATTGGACCAAATGTGACATCGCCGATACATTTTACGCTCTTGGCGCTTGTGTTGAATTCATCATCAATGATAATTCTTCCCTTATTGTCGGTCTCAACACCAATCGCCTCCAAGTTGAGTCCAGTTGTGACTGGTCGTCGACCGATGGCAACAAGCACCACATCAGCTTCGAtggtctcttctttgcctccCTTAGCGGCATCAACCTTGAGCTTGACTATGTCATTTTCACGTTGACCAGAGACAACTTTGGTGTTGAGTTTGAATTTGAGACCTTGTTTCTGAAGGATTTTTTGGAATTGTTTACTAAATATCGTAAACAAGATAGGTCACATGTCGTCAACACTCACGCAACTTCGCTATCCATACCAGCACCAACAGCCCCAAGGTACTCTACAACAGTGACTTGCGCGCCCAATCGGGACCAGACGGAACCTAGCTCTAGGCCGATGACACCACCACCAATAACAACCATCTGTTCTGATCAACAAAAGCAGTCAAGCGTTAAAAACTAACCTTTTTGGGTACCTCTTTTAAGTCGAGAGCGCCAGTAGAACTCACGatcctctcttcatcaatttcCAATCCAGGGAAAGGGGTGACTTCACTGCCAGTGGCAATAATCGTATTCTTTGTATTCAATTGTGTTTCACCACCTTCCAACAGTTTGACGTTGATCTTGTTTGCAGTCTCAAAAGATCCCTCGCCTTTGATGTAATCAATACCATTTTTTTTGAAGAGGTAAGTCTCAATACCGCCAGTAAGCGCTTTTACAGAAGCATCTTTGGCGGCAAGCATTTGAGAAAGGTTGAGCGAGACGCCTGAGACATCAATGCCACGCTTCTGTAAGTCATGTTGCGTCTGATGGAAGATGTGCGAGTTGTTTAGCCTAAACAAACGTGAGCCAGGTAATGCGAGCTGGTCAGGTATTTCTCCTCACATTGCTTTCGAAGGAATGCAACCAACGTTCAGACATGTTCCACCAAGGGCTCCCCTCTTCTCAACGCACGCAGTCTAAATTGGATTTTGTAAACCAATCTCCAGCTGGAGCCATAATGACTAACCTTGAAACCAAGTTGGGCGGCCTTGATGGCCGCAACGTAGCCACCTGGCCCACCGCCGATGACGACCACGTCATACGGGTCAGAAGTGGAAGCATATCCTCGAGAAACCTGAAAGATGTATCGCGAGACAGATGCTGATGTGGAGACAGGAGACAGTTGGCCAACGACAGAGCGAAGATGTTTAGACTAAGAACAGTGTGAATCGGTGAACTAGAGAGCCAGCAAGATTAATCCT is a window encoding:
- a CDS encoding dihydrolipoyl dehydrogenase, translating into MLCRQPISKHLRSVVGQLSPVSTSASVSRYIFQVSRGYASTSDPYDVVVIGGGPGGYVAAIKAAQLGFKTACVEKRGALGGTCLNVGCIPSKAMLNNSHIFHQTQHDLQKRGIDVSGVSLNLSQMLAAKDASVKALTGGIETYLFKKNGIDYIKGEGSFETANKINVKLLEGGETQLNTKNTIIATGSEVTPFPGLEIDEERIMVVIGGGVIGLELGSVWSRLGAQVTVVEYLGAVGAGMDSEVAKQFQKILQKQGLKFKLNTKVVSGQRENDIVKLKVDAAKGGKEETIEADVVLVAIGRRPVTTGLNLEAIGVETDNKGRIIIDDEFNTSAKSVKCIGDVTFGPMLAHKAEEEGIAAVEIIKHGHGHVNYDAIPSVVYTHPEVAWVGKNEEELKKAGVQYKIGKFPFSANSRAKTNQDSDGFVKFIVEKDTDQILGVHIIGPNAGEMIASATLAIEYKASAEDIARTCHAHPTLSEAFKEAALSSYDKTINY